The sequence below is a genomic window from Clostridia bacterium.
TGTGGAGGAGAGCGGCGGGGAAACGGAGGCTCTGGATGGCCTCTACAGCATCGTTGGCGTTGGGATGCTTCCCACCGAACTTGTCGCTACTGCCATCGGGATTGTAAGGCTGCACCAGGCCGACTGCTGCAAAGCAACGATCTCGGCCGTGAACATGGGCGGGGATGCCGACACTCTGGCTTCGATAGTCGCAGCGATAACCGGGGGCTTCTCGGGCATTGGGCGGTTCCCCGCAGAGTGGACGACAGCTGTTGAGAGGGTCAACCGTCTGGATTTCCAGCGGCTCGCCGATGTTCTTGTTGCTGTAAGAGAAAGGAGACCCCAACATGACGGGTGTGGATGTTAGGTTACGAAGGATTTTCAGAGATGGCAAGGCAGTCATCTGTCCGCTGGATTATGGCGGGTTCATGGGACCTGTAGCAGGAATAGAGGATCCCGCTTCAGCAGTCGGCAAGGTAGTGGCGGGAGGCGCAGATGCAATTCTTGTGAATCCCGGCCTTGCGAAAAGCGAGTGGAACGCCTACGCGGGGAAGACAGGATTGATCGTCAGGGTGACCGGCGGCGCAACGAAATACAGCCCAAATCCTGGTTTCCACACACTTGTGTGCAGTGTCAGCGAGGCCTGTGCGATCGGCGCCGACGCCGTCTGCGTCATGGTGCTTGTTGGATCAGAACAGGAGCAAGAGATGTTCGAGATAATGGGAGATGTGGTGTCTGATGCCCATGCCCTGGGGATTCCAGTTCTTGCAGAGGTGATACCTTGCGATCCTGACCACAACTTCGACCCAGAGTGGATATCTGTATGCGCGAGAGTTGGGTACGAGCTTGGGGCGGACGTGATAAAGACCTACTTTACGC
It includes:
- a CDS encoding fructose-bisphosphate aldolase, translated to MTGVDVRLRRIFRDGKAVICPLDYGGFMGPVAGIEDPASAVGKVVAGGADAILVNPGLAKSEWNAYAGKTGLIVRVTGGATKYSPNPGFHTLVCSVSEACAIGADAVCVMVLVGSEQEQEMFEIMGDVVSDAHALGIPVLAEVIPCDPDHNFDPEWISVCARVGYELGADVIKTYFTPEGFADIIRACRVPLVIAGGPKVEDPDIVVARAMACGAAGIAFGRNVFQAPNPEAKVRELRQIVHGNPAGEVR